aaactttttgtttaaaaagataagtaggtggtgaaagcgaagaagtttctcagaaataattgaaattattcttgcAATTGTCAAACGTATTCTGgtctctcaggagtttcaaagacaaggatagcggctgaatggtgtgccaccaTGTGCTATCAATAGCTaggatcaacaaaaacaaaatacagaacgattgaaaaaatcagcaactgcaagccacatgattataaatagtgaaaatgacaacctcgcctcgaataatccaagcagtgtttcattacagcctttctagaggcaatcagctgcttgcgtttgaaataattcagtcaaatatcttgtaaattgccagcctttagcatacaatttggtacacaatgcataccatgcagccgctctcctaactttaaaattcaTTGTAGACCAAAATACgttcttccgactacttttgacaatttgaaaaataatttcaattatttctgagaaactttctcacTTCACAACCTActcatcttttggaacaaaaagttccagcatgtcgaaaatttcatgttttctgctcgaaatgtctcgacattgacgaacataatcattaattaaaaaataactatgggTTAGATAagaatgatccagacaccaatagaaaggagacattcccCCCGttaatgatataaaattattacgcattacacGTCCTATgatctgagagaagtgatattcaaaagaaaaacaaatcttcgcgatgttttcaatttcatcataaaagttaaattccTTTAAATCCTTCAACACTggaacttttttagcactactaggatatcggggatgatattctacatccatcCAAtactgacgttgaattggagatttgagaaagttgcaattttacacgaattggcaactctgtaatttcttcggatggagggccaagtctcacctattttacacagactaggAGTATTCACGAGTTGAACAATAACACCGGATATGAATCCACACAAGCGCCAACCTTAATGGTTACTCTTTTTTCGATGAGTCAACATAATATACAAGCAAATATTCATAGTACTATATATCGTGAATCTTATAATATAGAACAATAAATCTATAGATCTATCACCAAAAAATAGCGATAGTATAATAGGTACCGTAAATTATATAGAAATAGTATCATAGATATTTGCTACCTTGAACGGCCAGGTAAATGCAGAGGTGGGATGCACGGTAATGAATAGGGTGAGGAATGTGTTGTTGCGCAGATGGGATGGGTGGGATGGGCAGGGGTGGCTGACTGACGTCACGTGACGGGGGGATGTGCGTGGCTGTTCCCTCTCTCGTAGCCCACACCACCGGCGGACTGTACAGCTTGAATGTGCCTTCCACCTGGTGGAAAAAGGCACAAAACGGTTAGAAACAGGTCAAAAAAGACGGAAAAACATTATGAAAACCCAGTTACCAATTGATGAAATATCTAATTTTTTGTATAGGATTTCATTTTCACAACAGTACtttgcccggttgcagagtcgttacataaaatcaaacatgGCTATGGGAGACATAGTTTAAAATCAAtgacataaatggttggtcgttgcacagtcgttcgccgaagcccatttagctatatTCGAATTAGCATCACTcataagtcacactgcagctctattcacttttttccaTACATTTTCatacatgcttctatccaaccaatgtcttGGCATCGGGCAAAATTTATATTGACATCACTGTGAACCGACCTAAAAGACAtcacataaaattgaatatcGAGGCATCGAGCATCGGaggttattttttttttattgataaacagaacacaattctctaaaatgatcgtgtttatatttgtcagcttatgaatttcgcggatgcgatattttgatttttcacatactcgctcacttacttttttactatccacagctgtttcagccaaggatgaattatccttttaatgtcgttcagctagttttcccaaggatgagacctagtgcaatcgcattcttatatcataaacctactatgttttaaatttcgtgaaaatcgttagagccgttttcgagattcgttgaacataaataaccagatatatgaatacagaaattgcccgcttaatataataggatatactgtttttgctacaatatttgttaatatactatgtactattctacactaacagcatctagttacatGCACTTGCTCACTCATTTCCATTACGGTAtagacagacgacaaaatttctagctttttttacaaggacgtatttatccttttaatgtccttcagcgagttatcctagcgttgagacctagtgcatagaattttcatatcataaactaCTTTGTTTCAAacttcgtgagaatcgttagagccgttttcgagatccggtcacatacatatatataaactataaacagaaatagctcgtttaatagtataggattcggAAAATCAGCAAggactattttaaaacttgaaaaactagaaacttgaacgagtggaatcttgaagaattgaaaataggcctaattaagcgagcaatttctgtatatggttatctggttatgcaTGTCcatcggatctcgaaaacggctctaacgatattCACGAAATTTTTGAACATAGTAGGTATCATCCCAGGTCTCATCcggggaaaactcgctgaaggacatgaaaaggataataattattcatcctggaaaagcagatgataatttcgtcgtctgtcgataacagaagtgcgtgtgtgggagagaaacatAACTATTTCCAGCTGTGCaatcaatttcacgagaaatattatctagacattttcaaattatatagacttgattaaaataatctgattggttgacatgacatgataatcattctaaactagatTATATCATAATTACTAAGTTAATcactattttacagttttaagtgattagtgagtgttattttgttattcaatttggtttgtaaacaatgtaaatagaacttttctgttttcaaatgtttggactgaaattgaacctgaattcaagtgtatggaacataacctactttctggactatttatgtatagtgtataaatcaaagttcggggaagaaacagtttgggctgtactgttagtccttccccatcatttttaagaattgtgttctgtttatcgatagtttataaataagtaacgagcgaagctcggtgccccgatattatagtGAGTcacattataatagcagtgtacgattgacaatactgattctgtccttttctatcatacaacaaaacagatagcgctatctcctctagctttgcaatgttgtcagtttgccaaatattctatttttacttttgacagtgactgtaaaAAAGtaactcagccgccatttttttcttcttctatcaaAATACCttggtacacaagtcgtataatgatttaaaatgtatttttgaaacaagaaataatttttagacattacctaccgtatgagaaacacaattaaaataCCTAAATGACAtttaaaaagttgataactaaccatttTAGACTTCATGCATGCTTCAGTTTGCCTTCATGTtcaggttagacctactcgtaccggtataaataatattgaaaggttatttcagagttatttccattgaattacttattttaaaaggatttctatttttctatcatttttaaaagaaattggaatagaatacctaccaaataacttaatttctgttgttatgaaattcagattggtgtatcacagctttttaaattagccgccatttcagggttttataaaaatagaaatctgatcttagttatggacttatggaagcaaatttttagatcaaattatgaaaaaatatattttcttgattaatttgacatcaaattgattattttatcaaggaaatgataattattattattagatcaaatttaatgggatgaattgagtaacagctgtgtacaatcagtggcaaaatggagagacttggcaacgtttttctcctatcttccttcactgccattataacgtggacctcactatagcacatTGAACGAAACAAATCATATGGCAACCTCAATTCTCACCCTTGAGTTGGCATAGAGCGAGGCGAACGGTATGGCAAGCGAGCCGAGCCAATGTCGCTCCATGCGTTGGTGGATGTTGGTGGTTCGCTGGCGGTCATCCTCCAACAGGTCGACCACTGTCTCGTCGTACAGGTGACAGTAGAGGTTGTCCCGTATCGACTGCAGCCCACCGGGGTCATGTCTCCGTTTGGGGCCCTGCAAACGTCAATTCATTACAgttaaatatcggggaccgagctttgctctggagtacaaaagcataaaaaaattattacaaaagaagaaattcatacagaaatgttctatctaatcacagtaaattgagattaattcacagaggaatgcaaaaatttccctcacaaaggcccggttgcacaaaagcgggttaaattttaaccctaATTAACTTCACCTGAACCAAATCAgggaagaccatttcaaaaagatggatctactggaattaatcaggattcaaaataacccggcttttttgcaaccggtactaag
This genomic stretch from Nilaparvata lugens isolate BPH unplaced genomic scaffold, ASM1435652v1 scaffold7159, whole genome shotgun sequence harbors:
- the LOC120356579 gene encoding coiled-coil and C2 domain-containing protein 2A-like, encoding GPKRRHDPGGLQSIRDNLYCHLYDETVVDLLEDDRQRTTNIHQRMERHWLGSLAIPFASLYANSRVEGTFKLYSPPVVWATREGTATHIPPSRDVSQPPLPIPPIPSAQQHIPHPIHYRASHLCIYLAVQGSKYL